From a single Mesorhizobium shangrilense genomic region:
- a CDS encoding RrF2 family transcriptional regulator, with translation MLTKKGKYGLKALVHLAQLPAGELAFVNDIAVANNIPKKFLDAILGELRNAGFVQSRKGKDGGYRLARPADEIKVGHAVRVLDGPLAPIPCASRTQYQRCEDCNEATCQVRHLMLEVRQAIAEVLDNRSLAEMRDIGLDDLPVARGIDDLPVAVKVQA, from the coding sequence ATGCTCACAAAAAAGGGCAAGTACGGCCTCAAGGCGCTCGTTCATCTCGCGCAGCTGCCCGCCGGAGAGCTTGCTTTCGTCAACGACATTGCGGTGGCCAACAATATCCCGAAGAAATTCCTCGATGCCATCCTGGGCGAGTTGCGCAATGCCGGCTTCGTCCAGAGCCGCAAGGGCAAGGATGGCGGCTATCGCCTCGCCCGGCCGGCCGATGAAATCAAGGTCGGCCACGCCGTGCGCGTCCTCGACGGGCCGCTGGCCCCCATTCCCTGCGCCAGCCGCACCCAGTACCAGCGCTGTGAAGACTGCAATGAGGCGACATGCCAAGTCCGACACCTGATGCTGGAAGTGAGGCAGGCAATTGCCGAAGTGCTGGACAACCGCAGCCTCGCCGAGATGCGCGACATCGGGCTCGACGACCTTCCGGTCGCGAGGGGCATCGACGACCTTCCGGTCGCGGTGAAGGTCCAGGCCTGA